Below is a genomic region from Zea mays cultivar B73 chromosome 9, Zm-B73-REFERENCE-NAM-5.0, whole genome shotgun sequence.
CTGCGCCTGAGGCGGTGGGGTGGAGGGACGACGAGAGAATGCGATGGGCGGCGGCACGGGCACGGGGACGCCGGGTCCACGCTGTGGGACACGCTGGCGAAGACCGCGGCCCGGGGGCACTCGAGCATCGGTGTCGTCGCGGTGCAGGGCGCGAGCGGCGGCGGTGCTGGGTCGAGCTCGTCCTCGCGGCGCTCGTACCGGAGCCACGCGGCGAGCACGGCGCGTCGGTGTGGGTTGTCCGCGTGGACGCGCGCAGCCCGCAGCGCCCCCCGGATCAGCTGCGCGTCCCCGATCGACTGGAACAGCGCGTGCTGCTCCAGGTACGCGTCGCAGAGATCGTCGTCGCTACCCGACGTGGCGGCCGACACCCGCCGGTACGACGCGGCGAGCGCGCCGACGTGGTCGACGGGTCGCAGGCACGCGTCCAGGGCCGGCTCGAGCGCGTCGGCCACCGGAAGGCCGCACGGCAGGTGCGGTTCGGGCACGAAGGACCCCGACGTGGACGGCGCCGTGTGTGGGTAGTAGAGCGATCCGGACCGCATCGAGATGGTCTTTGGAGGAGGCGGGGGCTGGGGCTTGCCCATGCTGCTCCCGCCGGCATCCGCCGAGCCGGACGTGGAGGCTGCCCCGACGGAGCTTAAGGCGTATAATTGCGCGGCCTTGCAACCCTCGATCAGTTTCAGGCTCTTTATCGTCGTGACGAAGTTACTTGTCATGGTGAATTCCTCAGCCGGCTTGCCCCCTCCTCGTCCTTCCCTGGGCTATCGCGCGCGCGTTTGGCCAGCAGCCTGTCGCACGGCGACGATCGTGCCAGAGCGGGAGCTACCGGCGGAACGGCCGGTACGCGCGCGCGTCGCCCCCGCCCTCCCGCGCGGCCGCGCGTCCCCGCCGTGCGCCCGGGCGTGCCTGTTAATTCCGTTGGTTGCGGAGGGCGGCGGGAGTGGGCCGGGGACGCGGGGAGACGAGGCGCTTCGTTGAGCACGGAGGGGAAGGACACCGAGGAATGCGGGGGTCCGTAGCTGCTGCCGCCCTCTTCTGCAGAGCAGAAGTTCTTCTTTTGGAACTTTTAGCCAGTTTTTCATCGCTGCTGCCTGTAATCGTGGGGTTTCGCTTGAAATGGACATGGACCTCTTAGAGGAAGTAAAAAATAGTCCCTAGAAATCAAGCACTAGTTATGTAAATAATTTTTTAAATATAAATTTTAAATATTTTTAACAAAAGCTCTTCTCCATTAGTTATGTAAAACAACTCTTTATAAAATTTAATTTCACCTCTATATTTGCCAATCCTCGATGTGACTCCTGAAATCAACATGGGCGTCAATTCCATGTCAAAAAGTTGACTCCCACCATTGTTAATATTTAGATCACGACCACAAATTTTTGTACATTATATTTTAGTTCATCTATATAATATTTAGATCTTCATTATTAATGTACGGTCGACTTGTTTCTTTTATAATATTTTTAACTTTTTGTATCTAAGCCCGCTTTAAGTTTATAGCCTACTCTTTCTCTCTCATTCAACTCAGCATTTAGCCAGGTTACAGCCTTTTATTATACTTGCCCTAACACGCACCACTGCAGCACGCTGCCAATCATTAGCGGAGTGATGATCATAGGCTGAGCAATCATAAGAACTATAGCATCAGAGAAAGCATCCAAGATATCATATGAACCGGATGATCAGAACGTCTAGAAACTGAGCAGCCGAATAGGCTGTACATCAAGAGGGATCACAGCGCTAGTTACCGAAGTGAAGCCTGAATAGCTAACATTAACAGAGATACTTTTCAGGCTACAAAATCTCAACATGTGGTATCCTAAATCTGGCTAAGCTTTTCCTGTAACCTAAACCGATTTAACTTTTCAGAAGAACATCACATCAAGTGACTTGTATCTCCATGACGAGATCGTCTCTTTGAGAAAAATTATATATAGGCTGGAATTGGCTACCTTGGCCAGCCTGTTATCCAAGTCCCTCTGCAGAAGAGAACAAAGACAACAAAAATGCCAGGGAGTTGAACCTTCTGAAAGATTGAACGGTCAGACGTGATTAACTTCTCATGCATTCACACAAATAAACAGATTATGAAAAAATGGCATGCGATTATGAAATTTTGAATCATGTAACTTGCACTCTATTGGCAAGAGGCGCGACAGGGGATTTCAGCAGGGGCAAGCTTGCATAACGAGTAGTGTTTCATCAGAAAGACCACATTGCTTGTTCACTATCCTATACTACATAACAAACGATCTGAGCAACCAATTCGATGTTCACTGTGAAAATTAAGAATGCCTAGCCAAATTGAATGATCATGTGTTAGTTGGTGTTCTCATAGTGAAGTGGAAATTTCTAGCCACGATGCCTCACAATTCCAACATGAAACCAATGATTTCGAACATGAATTCCGCAATAATCGTTTCGCCGCTAGCGCAAGCACGCGTCTAACCAGAGCAATAACCATAACTCACCAACTAGATGTCGCCGGCTGCGGTTGTGGCAGCGGCGGCGCCATCGACACCGGCGGAGGCGGTGACTTCGACGTCGACGAGGAGCCGCACACGCTCGATCTCGAGATCACGCATCGCCTCCCTCTGCTTCGACGCCTCCACCCGCTCGTACGTCCCGGCAAGCCTATCCAGAGCTGCCGCCACTTCCGTGCAGCTCCTCCCGCCGCCTCCAGGGTGCTCCCCGGAGGCGGCGCTCAACGGCGACAGCGACACCGCCGTCCTCGGCCGCTTGGGCACCGGCGGCCAGTAGCGGGGCAGAGGAGCCCCGCCGCTCGCCTtctcctcctcatcctcctcctcctcctcctcctcctcctcctcctccaccttcGTCCACGTCCTCGTGGCGCCGATACGGTGCCCGAACCCGGGAGGAGCGGAGGGGGCGAGGTGCAGCAGCGTGCGGAGGCGGTCGAGACACCCCGAGAACGGCGGCGTCGTCGGCCGGGCTCCCTTAGCCCTGGAGCGCTCGGCCCTGAGCAGCTTCTTGAGATAATCCAGGCGGTTCTTGCACTGGTCGACGGTGCGCGGGGCCCGCCCGGCCGCGGCGCGGCGGGAGGTGACGGCGTCGGCGCACGCCCGCCAGTCAGCGGGGCGGAGCGCGCCGCCGCACTCGCGGAGGTGGCGCGCGCCCCACGCGTCGAGCAGCGTGGACGTCTCCCCGTCGCTCCACGGCTCGGTCGTCCACGCCGCCGGCGGGTGGCGGCGCGACGGCGCCATCCGCGCGTTgaacgggcgggcgggcgggcggacggAGAGAGAATGGATCGAGCGGGAGGTGCGGTCGTGACTCGTGAGGAGCGTATGATGTTTGCGCTGGGCGCTGCTGCTCGATCGATCGGCCAACGGGCCAAGAGTAATTTACCAACGTAACATGTTCAAGAGACTCTTTATTTTTCTCTCTATTTGACCCTATTTATCTTTTTTATAAAAATTATAATAA
It encodes:
- the LOC103639264 gene encoding trihelix transcription factor ASIL2, which translates into the protein MAPSRRHPPAAWTTEPWSDGETSTLLDAWGARHLRECGGALRPADWRACADAVTSRRAAAGRAPRTVDQCKNRLDYLKKLLRAERSRAKGARPTTPPFSGCLDRLRTLLHLAPSAPPGFGHRIGATRTWTKVEEEEEEEEEEEDEEEKASGGAPLPRYWPPVPKRPRTAVSLSPLSAASGEHPGGGGRSCTEVAAALDRLAGTYERVEASKQREAMRDLEIERVRLLVDVEVTASAGVDGAAAATTAAGDI